The following are from one region of the Centropristis striata isolate RG_2023a ecotype Rhode Island chromosome 19, C.striata_1.0, whole genome shotgun sequence genome:
- the add1 gene encoding alpha-adducin isoform X7, producing MNGDSGAGVVTAPPPTTAPHKERYFDRVDESSPEYQRERNMAPDLRQDFNMMEQRKRVSMILQSPAFCDELETMIQDQLKKGKTPTSLLALQQIADFMTTSMPSMYPAAPQGGMAALNMSLGMVTPVNDLRGSDSISYDKGEKLLRCKLAAFYRLADLFGWSQLIYNHLTVRVNSDQERFLIVPFGLLYSEVTASSLVKINFQGEIVDRGSTNLGVNQAGFTLHSAIYASRPDVKCIVHIHTPAGAAVSAMKCGLLPISPEALSLGEVAYHDYHGILVDEEETTLIQRNLGPKSKVLILRNHGLVSVGETVEEAFYYIHNLVTACEIQVRTLASAGGPDNLVMLNPSKYKSRPPVPEPAGDGSATHPKWQVGEQEFEALMRMLDNLGYRTGYPYRCPALRDKAKKYSDVENAPSAHGGYSYGEDSDSGARSPLKQSFQRGQRDKTRWVNAGGRPDEPCEDGPDGSSPKSKPKVWTNITHDHVKPLLQSLSSGVCVPSCITNCLWTKEDGLRQAAVANQFIPMNTNPKDVLEMRNKIREQNLQDIKTAGPQSQVLCAGTVVERSFNQRVSIWQDAPLSDCTDTIDGLDVSEGSYSPAKSIRKGELVTASKAIIEKEYQPKVIVSKQGPNPFTKLTDQELEEYHKEVAQKQKGPEDLEQLVEPEEEEPQSQKQTNTPPSTPVRAEEGDGNSKEYLLP from the exons ATGAACGGCGACTCAGGTGCCGGCGTGGTGACGGCCCCCCCTCCCACCACAGCCCCTCACAAGGAGCGCTACTTTGACCGGGTGGACGAGAGCAGCCCAGAGTaccagagggagagaaacatgGCGCCCGACCTGCGGCAGGACTTCAACATGATGGAGCAGAGGAAGAGGGTCTCCATGATCCTACAGAGCCCG GCATTCTGCGATGAGCTGGAGACAATGATCCAGGATCAGCTGAAGAAGGGGAAGACGCCCACCAGCCTGCTGGCTCTGCAGCAGATCGCTGACTTCATGACCACCAGCATGCCTTCCATGTATCCCGCCGCGCCACAGGGAGGCATGGCGGCCCTAAACATGA GTTTGGGTATGGTGACTCCAGTGAATGATCTGCGTGGCTCAGACTCTATTTCCTACGACAAGGGAGAGAAGCTGCTCCGCTGCAAGCTGGCTGCCTTTTATCGGCTCGCTGACTTGTTTGGCTGGTCCCAGCTCATCTACAACCACCTCACA GTAAGGGTGAACTCAGACCAGGAGCGCTTCCTGATTGTCCCTTTTGGGCTCCTTTACAGTGAAGTCACCGCTTCCAGTCTG GTGAAGATAAACTTTCAAGGGGAGATAGTGGACCGGGGAAGCACCAATCTCGGGGTCAACCAGGCCGGCTTCACTCTCCACTCCGCCATTTACGCTTCACGGCCAGATGTCAAGTGTATcgtacatatacacacacctgCGGGTGCTGCG GTGTCGGCCATGAAATGCGGCCTGTTGCCCATCTCACCTGAGGCACTCTCCCTGGGTGAAGTGGCCTATCATGACTACCACGGCATACTGGTGGATGAGGAAGAAACTACTCTCATACAGAGGAATCTTGGGCCAAAAAGCAAG GTGCTCATCCTGAGGAACCATGGCCTGGTGTCAGTCGGCGAAACAGTGGAGGAAGCTTTTTATTACATCCACAATCTGGTCACTGCCTGTGAGATCCAG GTGCGAACACTGGCCAGCGCTGGAGGGCCAGACAATCTGGTGATGCTCAACCCATCAAAGTACAAGTCACGCCCGCCGGTCCCAGAACCAGCCGGCGACGGGTCCGCCACACACCCCAAGTGGCAAGTCGGGGAGCAGGAATTTGAGGCTCTCATGAGAATGCTCGACAACTTG GGCTACAGGACGGGCTACCCTTACCGCTGCCCGGCATTGCGAGACAAAGCTAAAAAGTACAGTGACGTGGAGAACGCTCCCTCTGCCCACGGTGGTTACTCATACGGGGAGGACAGTGACTCAGGTGCTCGCTCCCCGCTGAAACAGAGCTTCCAGCGCGGCCAGCGCGACAAGACCCGCTGGGTCAATGCCGGCGGCCGGCCTGACGAGCCCTGTGAGGACGGGCCCGACGGCAGCAGCCCAAAGTCGAAGCCTAAGGTGTGGACGAACATAACACACGATCACGTCAAACCCTTGCTGCAGTCTCTCTCGTCTGGTGTCTGCGTGCCAAGCTGTATAACCAACTGCTTG TGGACAAAGGAAGACGGTCTCCGCCAGGCTGCCGTAGCCAATCAGTTCATCCCAATGAACACCAATCCAAAAGACGTCCTGGAAATGAGGAATAAG atCCGGGAGCAGAACCTGCAGGACATAAAGACAGCAGGACCCCAGTCTCAGGTTCTGTGTGCCGGCACCGTGGTGGAACGCTCCTTTAACCAG AGAGTGTCAATCTGGCAG GACGCCCCTCTGTCTGACTGTACAGACACTATTGATGGCCTCGATGTGTCCGAGGGGTCCTATAGTCCTGCTAAATCAATTAGAAAG GGGGAGCTAGTGACCGCATCCAAGGCCATCATCGAGAAGGAGTACCAGCCCAAGGTCATCGTCAGCAAGCAGGGTCCCAACCCCTTCACCAAGCTCACCGACCAGGAACTGGAGGAGTACCACAAGGAGGTGGCGCAGAAACAGAAAGGGCCTGAAG ACCTGGAGCAGCTAGTAGAGCCTGAAGAGGAGGAGCCCCAAAGCCAGAAACAAACCAACACACCACCCAGCACCCCAGTCAGAGCAGAGGAAG GAGATGGAAATTCAAAAGAGTACCTGTTGCCATAG
- the add1 gene encoding alpha-adducin isoform X13 — protein MNGDSGAGVVTAPPPTTAPHKERYFDRVDESSPEYQRERNMAPDLRQDFNMMEQRKRVSMILQSPAFCDELETMIQDQLKKGKTPTSLLALQQIADFMTTSMPSMYPAAPQGGMAALNMSLGMVTPVNDLRGSDSISYDKGEKLLRCKLAAFYRLADLFGWSQLIYNHLTVRVNSDQERFLIVPFGLLYSEVTASSLVKINFQGEIVDRGSTNLGVNQAGFTLHSAIYASRPDVKCIVHIHTPAGAAVSAMKCGLLPISPEALSLGEVAYHDYHGILVDEEETTLIQRNLGPKSKVLILRNHGLVSVGETVEEAFYYIHNLVTACEIQVRTLASAGGPDNLVMLNPSKYKSRPPVPEPAGDGSATHPKWQVGEQEFEALMRMLDNLGYRTGYPYRCPALRDKAKKYSDVENAPSAHGGYSYGEDSDSGARSPLKQSFQRGQRDKTRWVNAGGRPDEPCEDGPDGSSPKSKPKWTKEDGLRQAAVANQFIPMNTNPKDVLEMRNKIREQNLQDIKTAGPQSQVLCAGTVVERSFNQGELVTASKAIIEKEYQPKVIVSKQGPNPFTKLTDQELEEYHKEVAQKQKGPEDLEQLVEPEEEEPQSQKQTNTPPSTPVRAEEGDGNSKEYLLP, from the exons ATGAACGGCGACTCAGGTGCCGGCGTGGTGACGGCCCCCCCTCCCACCACAGCCCCTCACAAGGAGCGCTACTTTGACCGGGTGGACGAGAGCAGCCCAGAGTaccagagggagagaaacatgGCGCCCGACCTGCGGCAGGACTTCAACATGATGGAGCAGAGGAAGAGGGTCTCCATGATCCTACAGAGCCCG GCATTCTGCGATGAGCTGGAGACAATGATCCAGGATCAGCTGAAGAAGGGGAAGACGCCCACCAGCCTGCTGGCTCTGCAGCAGATCGCTGACTTCATGACCACCAGCATGCCTTCCATGTATCCCGCCGCGCCACAGGGAGGCATGGCGGCCCTAAACATGA GTTTGGGTATGGTGACTCCAGTGAATGATCTGCGTGGCTCAGACTCTATTTCCTACGACAAGGGAGAGAAGCTGCTCCGCTGCAAGCTGGCTGCCTTTTATCGGCTCGCTGACTTGTTTGGCTGGTCCCAGCTCATCTACAACCACCTCACA GTAAGGGTGAACTCAGACCAGGAGCGCTTCCTGATTGTCCCTTTTGGGCTCCTTTACAGTGAAGTCACCGCTTCCAGTCTG GTGAAGATAAACTTTCAAGGGGAGATAGTGGACCGGGGAAGCACCAATCTCGGGGTCAACCAGGCCGGCTTCACTCTCCACTCCGCCATTTACGCTTCACGGCCAGATGTCAAGTGTATcgtacatatacacacacctgCGGGTGCTGCG GTGTCGGCCATGAAATGCGGCCTGTTGCCCATCTCACCTGAGGCACTCTCCCTGGGTGAAGTGGCCTATCATGACTACCACGGCATACTGGTGGATGAGGAAGAAACTACTCTCATACAGAGGAATCTTGGGCCAAAAAGCAAG GTGCTCATCCTGAGGAACCATGGCCTGGTGTCAGTCGGCGAAACAGTGGAGGAAGCTTTTTATTACATCCACAATCTGGTCACTGCCTGTGAGATCCAG GTGCGAACACTGGCCAGCGCTGGAGGGCCAGACAATCTGGTGATGCTCAACCCATCAAAGTACAAGTCACGCCCGCCGGTCCCAGAACCAGCCGGCGACGGGTCCGCCACACACCCCAAGTGGCAAGTCGGGGAGCAGGAATTTGAGGCTCTCATGAGAATGCTCGACAACTTG GGCTACAGGACGGGCTACCCTTACCGCTGCCCGGCATTGCGAGACAAAGCTAAAAAGTACAGTGACGTGGAGAACGCTCCCTCTGCCCACGGTGGTTACTCATACGGGGAGGACAGTGACTCAGGTGCTCGCTCCCCGCTGAAACAGAGCTTCCAGCGCGGCCAGCGCGACAAGACCCGCTGGGTCAATGCCGGCGGCCGGCCTGACGAGCCCTGTGAGGACGGGCCCGACGGCAGCAGCCCAAAGTCGAAGCCTAAG TGGACAAAGGAAGACGGTCTCCGCCAGGCTGCCGTAGCCAATCAGTTCATCCCAATGAACACCAATCCAAAAGACGTCCTGGAAATGAGGAATAAG atCCGGGAGCAGAACCTGCAGGACATAAAGACAGCAGGACCCCAGTCTCAGGTTCTGTGTGCCGGCACCGTGGTGGAACGCTCCTTTAACCAG GGGGAGCTAGTGACCGCATCCAAGGCCATCATCGAGAAGGAGTACCAGCCCAAGGTCATCGTCAGCAAGCAGGGTCCCAACCCCTTCACCAAGCTCACCGACCAGGAACTGGAGGAGTACCACAAGGAGGTGGCGCAGAAACAGAAAGGGCCTGAAG ACCTGGAGCAGCTAGTAGAGCCTGAAGAGGAGGAGCCCCAAAGCCAGAAACAAACCAACACACCACCCAGCACCCCAGTCAGAGCAGAGGAAG GAGATGGAAATTCAAAAGAGTACCTGTTGCCATAG
- the add1 gene encoding alpha-adducin isoform X12, whose translation MNGDSGAGVVTAPPPTTAPHKERYFDRVDESSPEYQRERNMAPDLRQDFNMMEQRKRVSMILQSPAFCDELETMIQDQLKKGKTPTSLLALQQIADFMTTSMPSMYPAAPQGGMAALNMSLGMVTPVNDLRGSDSISYDKGEKLLRCKLAAFYRLADLFGWSQLIYNHLTVRVNSDQERFLIVPFGLLYSEVTASSLVKINFQGEIVDRGSTNLGVNQAGFTLHSAIYASRPDVKCIVHIHTPAGAAVSAMKCGLLPISPEALSLGEVAYHDYHGILVDEEETTLIQRNLGPKSKVLILRNHGLVSVGETVEEAFYYIHNLVTACEIQVRTLASAGGPDNLVMLNPSKYKSRPPVPEPAGDGSATHPKWQVGEQEFEALMRMLDNLGYRTGYPYRCPALRDKAKKYSDVENAPSAHGGYSYGEDSDSGARSPLKQSFQRGQRDKTRWVNAGGRPDEPCEDGPDGSSPKSKPKWTKEDGLRQAAVANQFIPMNTNPKDVLEMRNKIREQNLQDIKTAGPQSQVLCAGTVVERSFNQDAPLSDCTDTIDGLDVSEGSYSPAKSIRKGELVTASKAIIEKEYQPKVIVSKQGPNPFTKLTDQELEEYHKEVAQKQKGPEDLEQLVEPEEEEPQSQKQTNTPPSTPVRAEEGDGNSKEYLLP comes from the exons ATGAACGGCGACTCAGGTGCCGGCGTGGTGACGGCCCCCCCTCCCACCACAGCCCCTCACAAGGAGCGCTACTTTGACCGGGTGGACGAGAGCAGCCCAGAGTaccagagggagagaaacatgGCGCCCGACCTGCGGCAGGACTTCAACATGATGGAGCAGAGGAAGAGGGTCTCCATGATCCTACAGAGCCCG GCATTCTGCGATGAGCTGGAGACAATGATCCAGGATCAGCTGAAGAAGGGGAAGACGCCCACCAGCCTGCTGGCTCTGCAGCAGATCGCTGACTTCATGACCACCAGCATGCCTTCCATGTATCCCGCCGCGCCACAGGGAGGCATGGCGGCCCTAAACATGA GTTTGGGTATGGTGACTCCAGTGAATGATCTGCGTGGCTCAGACTCTATTTCCTACGACAAGGGAGAGAAGCTGCTCCGCTGCAAGCTGGCTGCCTTTTATCGGCTCGCTGACTTGTTTGGCTGGTCCCAGCTCATCTACAACCACCTCACA GTAAGGGTGAACTCAGACCAGGAGCGCTTCCTGATTGTCCCTTTTGGGCTCCTTTACAGTGAAGTCACCGCTTCCAGTCTG GTGAAGATAAACTTTCAAGGGGAGATAGTGGACCGGGGAAGCACCAATCTCGGGGTCAACCAGGCCGGCTTCACTCTCCACTCCGCCATTTACGCTTCACGGCCAGATGTCAAGTGTATcgtacatatacacacacctgCGGGTGCTGCG GTGTCGGCCATGAAATGCGGCCTGTTGCCCATCTCACCTGAGGCACTCTCCCTGGGTGAAGTGGCCTATCATGACTACCACGGCATACTGGTGGATGAGGAAGAAACTACTCTCATACAGAGGAATCTTGGGCCAAAAAGCAAG GTGCTCATCCTGAGGAACCATGGCCTGGTGTCAGTCGGCGAAACAGTGGAGGAAGCTTTTTATTACATCCACAATCTGGTCACTGCCTGTGAGATCCAG GTGCGAACACTGGCCAGCGCTGGAGGGCCAGACAATCTGGTGATGCTCAACCCATCAAAGTACAAGTCACGCCCGCCGGTCCCAGAACCAGCCGGCGACGGGTCCGCCACACACCCCAAGTGGCAAGTCGGGGAGCAGGAATTTGAGGCTCTCATGAGAATGCTCGACAACTTG GGCTACAGGACGGGCTACCCTTACCGCTGCCCGGCATTGCGAGACAAAGCTAAAAAGTACAGTGACGTGGAGAACGCTCCCTCTGCCCACGGTGGTTACTCATACGGGGAGGACAGTGACTCAGGTGCTCGCTCCCCGCTGAAACAGAGCTTCCAGCGCGGCCAGCGCGACAAGACCCGCTGGGTCAATGCCGGCGGCCGGCCTGACGAGCCCTGTGAGGACGGGCCCGACGGCAGCAGCCCAAAGTCGAAGCCTAAG TGGACAAAGGAAGACGGTCTCCGCCAGGCTGCCGTAGCCAATCAGTTCATCCCAATGAACACCAATCCAAAAGACGTCCTGGAAATGAGGAATAAG atCCGGGAGCAGAACCTGCAGGACATAAAGACAGCAGGACCCCAGTCTCAGGTTCTGTGTGCCGGCACCGTGGTGGAACGCTCCTTTAACCAG GACGCCCCTCTGTCTGACTGTACAGACACTATTGATGGCCTCGATGTGTCCGAGGGGTCCTATAGTCCTGCTAAATCAATTAGAAAG GGGGAGCTAGTGACCGCATCCAAGGCCATCATCGAGAAGGAGTACCAGCCCAAGGTCATCGTCAGCAAGCAGGGTCCCAACCCCTTCACCAAGCTCACCGACCAGGAACTGGAGGAGTACCACAAGGAGGTGGCGCAGAAACAGAAAGGGCCTGAAG ACCTGGAGCAGCTAGTAGAGCCTGAAGAGGAGGAGCCCCAAAGCCAGAAACAAACCAACACACCACCCAGCACCCCAGTCAGAGCAGAGGAAG GAGATGGAAATTCAAAAGAGTACCTGTTGCCATAG
- the add1 gene encoding alpha-adducin isoform X11, whose amino-acid sequence MNGDSGAGVVTAPPPTTAPHKERYFDRVDESSPEYQRERNMAPDLRQDFNMMEQRKRVSMILQSPAFCDELETMIQDQLKKGKTPTSLLALQQIADFMTTSMPSMYPAAPQGGMAALNMSLGMVTPVNDLRGSDSISYDKGEKLLRCKLAAFYRLADLFGWSQLIYNHLTVRVNSDQERFLIVPFGLLYSEVTASSLVKINFQGEIVDRGSTNLGVNQAGFTLHSAIYASRPDVKCIVHIHTPAGAAVSAMKCGLLPISPEALSLGEVAYHDYHGILVDEEETTLIQRNLGPKSKVLILRNHGLVSVGETVEEAFYYIHNLVTACEIQVRTLASAGGPDNLVMLNPSKYKSRPPVPEPAGDGSATHPKWQVGEQEFEALMRMLDNLGYRTGYPYRCPALRDKAKKYSDVENAPSAHGGYSYGEDSDSGARSPLKQSFQRGQRDKTRWVNAGGRPDEPCEDGPDGSSPKSKPKVWTNITHDHVKPLLQSLSSGVCVPSCITNCLWTKEDGLRQAAVANQFIPMNTNPKDVLEMRNKIREQNLQDIKTAGPQSQVLCAGTVVERSFNQGELVTASKAIIEKEYQPKVIVSKQGPNPFTKLTDQELEEYHKEVAQKQKGPEDLEQLVEPEEEEPQSQKQTNTPPSTPVRAEEGDGNSKEYLLP is encoded by the exons ATGAACGGCGACTCAGGTGCCGGCGTGGTGACGGCCCCCCCTCCCACCACAGCCCCTCACAAGGAGCGCTACTTTGACCGGGTGGACGAGAGCAGCCCAGAGTaccagagggagagaaacatgGCGCCCGACCTGCGGCAGGACTTCAACATGATGGAGCAGAGGAAGAGGGTCTCCATGATCCTACAGAGCCCG GCATTCTGCGATGAGCTGGAGACAATGATCCAGGATCAGCTGAAGAAGGGGAAGACGCCCACCAGCCTGCTGGCTCTGCAGCAGATCGCTGACTTCATGACCACCAGCATGCCTTCCATGTATCCCGCCGCGCCACAGGGAGGCATGGCGGCCCTAAACATGA GTTTGGGTATGGTGACTCCAGTGAATGATCTGCGTGGCTCAGACTCTATTTCCTACGACAAGGGAGAGAAGCTGCTCCGCTGCAAGCTGGCTGCCTTTTATCGGCTCGCTGACTTGTTTGGCTGGTCCCAGCTCATCTACAACCACCTCACA GTAAGGGTGAACTCAGACCAGGAGCGCTTCCTGATTGTCCCTTTTGGGCTCCTTTACAGTGAAGTCACCGCTTCCAGTCTG GTGAAGATAAACTTTCAAGGGGAGATAGTGGACCGGGGAAGCACCAATCTCGGGGTCAACCAGGCCGGCTTCACTCTCCACTCCGCCATTTACGCTTCACGGCCAGATGTCAAGTGTATcgtacatatacacacacctgCGGGTGCTGCG GTGTCGGCCATGAAATGCGGCCTGTTGCCCATCTCACCTGAGGCACTCTCCCTGGGTGAAGTGGCCTATCATGACTACCACGGCATACTGGTGGATGAGGAAGAAACTACTCTCATACAGAGGAATCTTGGGCCAAAAAGCAAG GTGCTCATCCTGAGGAACCATGGCCTGGTGTCAGTCGGCGAAACAGTGGAGGAAGCTTTTTATTACATCCACAATCTGGTCACTGCCTGTGAGATCCAG GTGCGAACACTGGCCAGCGCTGGAGGGCCAGACAATCTGGTGATGCTCAACCCATCAAAGTACAAGTCACGCCCGCCGGTCCCAGAACCAGCCGGCGACGGGTCCGCCACACACCCCAAGTGGCAAGTCGGGGAGCAGGAATTTGAGGCTCTCATGAGAATGCTCGACAACTTG GGCTACAGGACGGGCTACCCTTACCGCTGCCCGGCATTGCGAGACAAAGCTAAAAAGTACAGTGACGTGGAGAACGCTCCCTCTGCCCACGGTGGTTACTCATACGGGGAGGACAGTGACTCAGGTGCTCGCTCCCCGCTGAAACAGAGCTTCCAGCGCGGCCAGCGCGACAAGACCCGCTGGGTCAATGCCGGCGGCCGGCCTGACGAGCCCTGTGAGGACGGGCCCGACGGCAGCAGCCCAAAGTCGAAGCCTAAGGTGTGGACGAACATAACACACGATCACGTCAAACCCTTGCTGCAGTCTCTCTCGTCTGGTGTCTGCGTGCCAAGCTGTATAACCAACTGCTTG TGGACAAAGGAAGACGGTCTCCGCCAGGCTGCCGTAGCCAATCAGTTCATCCCAATGAACACCAATCCAAAAGACGTCCTGGAAATGAGGAATAAG atCCGGGAGCAGAACCTGCAGGACATAAAGACAGCAGGACCCCAGTCTCAGGTTCTGTGTGCCGGCACCGTGGTGGAACGCTCCTTTAACCAG GGGGAGCTAGTGACCGCATCCAAGGCCATCATCGAGAAGGAGTACCAGCCCAAGGTCATCGTCAGCAAGCAGGGTCCCAACCCCTTCACCAAGCTCACCGACCAGGAACTGGAGGAGTACCACAAGGAGGTGGCGCAGAAACAGAAAGGGCCTGAAG ACCTGGAGCAGCTAGTAGAGCCTGAAGAGGAGGAGCCCCAAAGCCAGAAACAAACCAACACACCACCCAGCACCCCAGTCAGAGCAGAGGAAG GAGATGGAAATTCAAAAGAGTACCTGTTGCCATAG
- the add1 gene encoding alpha-adducin isoform X10: MNGDSGAGVVTAPPPTTAPHKERYFDRVDESSPEYQRERNMAPDLRQDFNMMEQRKRVSMILQSPAFCDELETMIQDQLKKGKTPTSLLALQQIADFMTTSMPSMYPAAPQGGMAALNMSLGMVTPVNDLRGSDSISYDKGEKLLRCKLAAFYRLADLFGWSQLIYNHLTVRVNSDQERFLIVPFGLLYSEVTASSLVKINFQGEIVDRGSTNLGVNQAGFTLHSAIYASRPDVKCIVHIHTPAGAAVSAMKCGLLPISPEALSLGEVAYHDYHGILVDEEETTLIQRNLGPKSKVLILRNHGLVSVGETVEEAFYYIHNLVTACEIQVRTLASAGGPDNLVMLNPSKYKSRPPVPEPAGDGSATHPKWQVGEQEFEALMRMLDNLGYRTGYPYRCPALRDKAKKYSDVENAPSAHGGYSYGEDSDSGARSPLKQSFQRGQRDKTRWVNAGGRPDEPCEDGPDGSSPKSKPKVWTNITHDHVKPLLQSLSSGVCVPSCITNCLWTKEDGLRQAAVANQFIPMNTNPKDVLEMRNKIREQNLQDIKTAGPQSQVLCAGTVVERSFNQDAPLSDCTDTIDGLDVSEGSYSPAKSIRKGELVTASKAIIEKEYQPKVIVSKQGPNPFTKLTDQELEEYHKEVAQKQKGPEDLEQLVEPEEEEPQSQKQTNTPPSTPVRAEEGDGNSKEYLLP, translated from the exons ATGAACGGCGACTCAGGTGCCGGCGTGGTGACGGCCCCCCCTCCCACCACAGCCCCTCACAAGGAGCGCTACTTTGACCGGGTGGACGAGAGCAGCCCAGAGTaccagagggagagaaacatgGCGCCCGACCTGCGGCAGGACTTCAACATGATGGAGCAGAGGAAGAGGGTCTCCATGATCCTACAGAGCCCG GCATTCTGCGATGAGCTGGAGACAATGATCCAGGATCAGCTGAAGAAGGGGAAGACGCCCACCAGCCTGCTGGCTCTGCAGCAGATCGCTGACTTCATGACCACCAGCATGCCTTCCATGTATCCCGCCGCGCCACAGGGAGGCATGGCGGCCCTAAACATGA GTTTGGGTATGGTGACTCCAGTGAATGATCTGCGTGGCTCAGACTCTATTTCCTACGACAAGGGAGAGAAGCTGCTCCGCTGCAAGCTGGCTGCCTTTTATCGGCTCGCTGACTTGTTTGGCTGGTCCCAGCTCATCTACAACCACCTCACA GTAAGGGTGAACTCAGACCAGGAGCGCTTCCTGATTGTCCCTTTTGGGCTCCTTTACAGTGAAGTCACCGCTTCCAGTCTG GTGAAGATAAACTTTCAAGGGGAGATAGTGGACCGGGGAAGCACCAATCTCGGGGTCAACCAGGCCGGCTTCACTCTCCACTCCGCCATTTACGCTTCACGGCCAGATGTCAAGTGTATcgtacatatacacacacctgCGGGTGCTGCG GTGTCGGCCATGAAATGCGGCCTGTTGCCCATCTCACCTGAGGCACTCTCCCTGGGTGAAGTGGCCTATCATGACTACCACGGCATACTGGTGGATGAGGAAGAAACTACTCTCATACAGAGGAATCTTGGGCCAAAAAGCAAG GTGCTCATCCTGAGGAACCATGGCCTGGTGTCAGTCGGCGAAACAGTGGAGGAAGCTTTTTATTACATCCACAATCTGGTCACTGCCTGTGAGATCCAG GTGCGAACACTGGCCAGCGCTGGAGGGCCAGACAATCTGGTGATGCTCAACCCATCAAAGTACAAGTCACGCCCGCCGGTCCCAGAACCAGCCGGCGACGGGTCCGCCACACACCCCAAGTGGCAAGTCGGGGAGCAGGAATTTGAGGCTCTCATGAGAATGCTCGACAACTTG GGCTACAGGACGGGCTACCCTTACCGCTGCCCGGCATTGCGAGACAAAGCTAAAAAGTACAGTGACGTGGAGAACGCTCCCTCTGCCCACGGTGGTTACTCATACGGGGAGGACAGTGACTCAGGTGCTCGCTCCCCGCTGAAACAGAGCTTCCAGCGCGGCCAGCGCGACAAGACCCGCTGGGTCAATGCCGGCGGCCGGCCTGACGAGCCCTGTGAGGACGGGCCCGACGGCAGCAGCCCAAAGTCGAAGCCTAAGGTGTGGACGAACATAACACACGATCACGTCAAACCCTTGCTGCAGTCTCTCTCGTCTGGTGTCTGCGTGCCAAGCTGTATAACCAACTGCTTG TGGACAAAGGAAGACGGTCTCCGCCAGGCTGCCGTAGCCAATCAGTTCATCCCAATGAACACCAATCCAAAAGACGTCCTGGAAATGAGGAATAAG atCCGGGAGCAGAACCTGCAGGACATAAAGACAGCAGGACCCCAGTCTCAGGTTCTGTGTGCCGGCACCGTGGTGGAACGCTCCTTTAACCAG GACGCCCCTCTGTCTGACTGTACAGACACTATTGATGGCCTCGATGTGTCCGAGGGGTCCTATAGTCCTGCTAAATCAATTAGAAAG GGGGAGCTAGTGACCGCATCCAAGGCCATCATCGAGAAGGAGTACCAGCCCAAGGTCATCGTCAGCAAGCAGGGTCCCAACCCCTTCACCAAGCTCACCGACCAGGAACTGGAGGAGTACCACAAGGAGGTGGCGCAGAAACAGAAAGGGCCTGAAG ACCTGGAGCAGCTAGTAGAGCCTGAAGAGGAGGAGCCCCAAAGCCAGAAACAAACCAACACACCACCCAGCACCCCAGTCAGAGCAGAGGAAG GAGATGGAAATTCAAAAGAGTACCTGTTGCCATAG